The Mytilus trossulus isolate FHL-02 chromosome 3, PNRI_Mtr1.1.1.hap1, whole genome shotgun sequence genome contains a region encoding:
- the LOC134712461 gene encoding beta-1,4-glucuronyltransferase 1-like, whose amino-acid sequence MVFGFGKIGIGKVIAFLVLIIVLIQIWHIGMLTKHERMTLPSNQKNEGDHGQVRMLISKIENAHVLDSSGTYNIITDIFCHEDSSSILQNDVTLVSQTSSNNLNDVIALSERWDGVISISVFTHFKDLQFSMDKLLHLHLCFPKIQNRVHFHLVYPLYNDISLDELKHNFVSSNCENSMKTFHNQNYEIEGIEYPHNLLRNTAIKFCKTSYVFLIDIDMLPNKYLRREFNTFVQSFKNDSVVFVVPSFESKDDAVIPTDRTQLLRNWRLKKIRPFYFDVCEKCQRPTDYDQWQFLPDSSHLNIAYFVQREDAYEPFYIAKKDFPLYDERFKQYGYNRISQVCEMNIAGYNFGVLNNAFLIHKGFKYRDGFHKNKEIENNRNRDLFQQFKRELRTKYPNSKRSC is encoded by the exons ATGGTATTTGGTTTTGGAAAGATTGGTATTGGAAAAGTCATAGCGTTCTTGGTTTTAATTATTGTTCTTATTCAAATCTGGCACATAGGCATGTTGACAAAACATGAAAGGATGACATTACCAAGCAACCAGAAAAACGAAGGAGACCATGGACAAGTTCGAATGCtcatatcaaaaattgaaaacgcACATGTACTTGATAGCAGTGGTACTTATAATATTATCACCGATATTTTCTGCCATGAGGATTCAAGTTCCATTCTACAGAATGATGTAACACTGGTTTCTCAGACATCAAGCAATAATTTAAATGATGTGATTGCCCTCAGTGAAAGATGGGACGGTGTAATCTCGATTTCCGTTTTTACTCACTTTAAAGATTTACAATTTTCTATGGACAAGCTGTTACATCTGCATCTATGCTTTCCCAAAATACAAAATCGTGTTCATTTTCATCTCGTATATCCTTTATATAATGACATTTCGCTTGAcgaattaaaacataattttgttagCTCTAATTGTGAGAATTCTATGAAAACTTTTCACaatcaaaattatgaaattgaagGAATAGAATACCCACATAATCTTTTGAGGAACACGgcaataaaattttgtaaaacaagcTATGTGTTTCTCATTGACATAGACATGCTCCCAAATAAATATTTGCGAAGAGAATTTAATACGTTTGtacaatcttttaaaaatgattctGTTGTGTTTGTTGTACCTTCCTTCGAATCAAAAGACGATGCCGTTATTCCAACAGATAGGACACAACTTTTAAGAAATTGGAGATTAAAGAAAATCAGaccattttattttgatgtttgtGAAAAGTGTCAAAGGCCTACAGACTATGACCAGTGGCAATTTCTACCAGACTCTAGTCATTTAAATATAGCTTACTTTGTACAACGGGAGGATGCTTACGAACCATTTTATATAGCCAAGAAAGATTTCCCATTGTACGACGAGCGGTTCAAACAGTATGGATACAATAGAATTAGTCAG gTATGTGAAATGAACATTGCAGGCTACAATTTTGGAGTTTTAAACAACGCCTTTCTTATACATAAAGGATTTAAATACAGAGACGGCTTccataaaaacaaagaaatagagAATAACAGGAATAGAGACTTATTTCAACAGTTTAAAAGAGAACTCAGAACAAAATATCCAAATTCAAAACGGTCTTGTTAA